Genomic DNA from Magnolia sinica isolate HGM2019 chromosome 4, MsV1, whole genome shotgun sequence:
AAACTAATTTATGGAGGCTTGTTTGATACCATAAAGGGATTTGTTGAGGTGATAAACATGATTCTCCTCCTGTTTAGCAAAACTAAGAGGAATGGACATgaacacttcttcatgcagatcgccatggAGAATGCCGTTATGTACATCAAATTGATGGATGGGCCATTGGTGAATAACCGCCATAGTTAGGAGACAATGAACAGTGACAAGCTTTGCAACAGGTGCAAATTCTTATGGTAATCTAATCTCTCACTTTGATTGTAGCCTTTTGCAGCATTCCACGGTACCATTTGAATGATGTTTGACTTTATATACCCATTTGCAGCCAATCAGTCGTATATCCAGTGGCAAAGATTACAATGTACAACTGTTGTTCTCTTCTAAGGCACAAATTTCTGCTGCCATTGCTTCATGCCAATGGAGAAATTTAACAGCTTGGGAGAAAGAAGATGGCTCATCATGAAATGATAAGGCAGAAAGTAAGGGAATTAGTGGAGAAACAACTGTATGAAAGATACTTTGATAAGGGATAAAGAATACAAGTGGAGGGATAATCTGATACCGTGCCAAATAAtcgcttgctctaaaagctcaaactgtttaCAGGatagtgtatcaatgtatatcaagggactttaacactccctcGCACGCGCGGGGTGAAACTCCACACATGAACATACTATGTAAGGGTAAAGGGACACTCATAACTAACACCATAGACGCCCCTTGTGAGAGAATATATAAGGAAGgtatatttgctgctctcgaaaTTCGAACACGACATTCTACTCTAATACCATGACAAAATCAAAGGCTAGAGGTGTATTTTGaggaaaaaatttaattttttatatatctaaATTCTttacaatgtgatgtatataaagaGAGGAGAGGGAATCAAATCCCCTGATCAAATCATTAACAAAGGAGTTTACAGTGTGAGTAAAAAATATTTCTTAATATATGAAGATTCCGTGATTTGCAAAGATTTGCCTAATAGCGATGCCTTCAACCTAAATTGCATACGGTGCTCTATGGGCATgtatgggtttgatccacaccgtctatctatttccaagatcattttagggtatgatccaaaaaatgagacaacacccatcattaaaaacttcttgcgggctacaaaagttttggatcaagctgatatttgcttttttcttctttttttccttttgtccagGTTTAGCGTcctaatcaacgggttagatggaaaataaacattatggtgggcactaAGGTATGTCATGGGAAgtgtttcctatgacgtggtccacctgagattttgaataTGCTAGGGAAATGGATGACCTGCCAGGATACATCATGGAAATGAGCAATTGCGTCCCTAATACTAtgcaattttttatatataataacaCATATTTATGTCTAGGTGCCTGTTGAATTCCTATTAAGCAATCTCATTAATTAGTGGGCATTTTTATCACTTTTAggaagaatgatttttttttttttttttttctataataaCACATATTTACATCTAGGTACCTGTTTAACTCTTATTAAGTAATCACATTAATTAGTGAGCATTTTCATCAATTtaggaaaaatatttttttcttttattgtaacaCATATTTACATCCACGTACCTTTTTAATTCGGAAGCGAATTGCTTAATAACTCACTAGgcctagcgtactgagtaaactctgtgaggtccaccatgatttatgtattttatccactctgtccatccattttaacagataattttagatcttgagaccaaaattgaagcatatgcaatgttcaaatggaccacaccacaggaaaaaggtgaattgaatgtctactgttgaaaacttcttgggggccacagaagttttggatcaagcctatatttgttttttcccttcatccatgtctgtatgatcttatcaaaagtttggatgacaaataaacgtcactatggggcctagcaaagtttcaacggtggaaatcattattcccactgtttcctatggtatgatccacttgatctttggatatacttcaatttttggctcaacccattaaattagatggaaaaaatgaatgtacggtgtggatagactacatactttcaaggtgggcccaactgaatttactcaaTACGGGAAGAGCGtcagtaactcagtatgcaatccgatttcttttAATTCTTATTAAGCAATCTCATTAATTAATgcacattttcatcattttaggaaaaatcattcCTTAAACTAACAGATGTTAGAGAAAACTAACGGAAGGTGCTCATTTGAAAGGaaacttgattaatgaggtagcttaatgAAAACTTAATTAAAAATGATACCAAGAAATAAATACCATACTAATGAGgtactattttttaaaattcccaaaaaaaaaagaattacgaAATAGCACACGGCCAGGTGAGAAAATTTTAAAGCCATCCATCTTTAGTACGGTAGCATTATTTAAATAAACCTGGTTCGTCTATATGTTGGCACTGGTATTATGCCATATGTTTAAAAGTTACAGATATAAAGATTTTATTATCCATCTTATGGATGCCTACGAAagcaaaggaagaaaataaaagtAGCCTATGGTCAGAAGAAGGGTAGATCGATTTGTCTGATAGGCTCCGAAAATATAGTAGTCTTTATTCGCATTGTAGAAGGATGGACCCAATGGATAATTCACCATTGCATGTGTATAGGACATGGCATGCTTCTTCACAGGTCGGGGTGTCAATGGACTGATTTTGAGGTAGCCAAGGATACGCCAAGGTCTGCCCAACACTCCAGAGCTACGACCCGAGCCCGGCATGGGCCTAGCATAACAAGCCGAGCTATGGTCTTGGGAAAACAATCAGTTGCCCCTCGGCTTGGGCTGACCTGACCCTACCtattgataaaatccctatttgCCATTTGAAGTTTACTAATATAttcatttatcaagtggaccacacatgcacaaaagaaATAGGCATCTTAGAAGAATGAAACCAACGGTTTACGTCAATGGAGGGAAGgatatgatgaggttgatcactttctttctcaaccacacatgcacaaaagaaATAGGCATCTTAGAAGAATGAAACCAACAGTTTATGTCGATGCAGGGAAGgatatgatgaggttgatcactttctttctcaaccacacatgcacaaaagaaATAGGCATCTTTGAAGAATGAAACCAACGGTTTACATCGATGCAGAGAAGgatatgatgaggttgatcactttCTTTCTCaaggaataactactccgaattgaTAGAGCTCTTTCCATTCCTTGTAGAGCTTCTCAAATTcacgataaataaaaataaaaataatttttaataaattcaaattaaattgattgatgattaaaaaaaaacaaaattagaatcatttaaataatgagctcaaatgTAAGACAAAACTTTACACTCAAACTCCCTAAagacatgacttactataaataataagttcacTATTTATAATTGatctccattcctactagacttcatggttttcggccaaaaatagtaaatgtccaCTTTAGCCAAACTAtgttatttttctaaattttccaaGTAATGTTTCATGTTAGACAGGACCCTTGCGACTCAAAGGATTaaaaattaaactaaaacttactatttataataaaaatgaaaataaaaagaactTTTGACCTCAATGCCATGGAATCTTACAAATCGCATGGGTAACCTGATGTAAGGGGAAGTACTTTCTtctacccaaaattatatatgatatCTCAAAAAACTCATCTCAATTTGGGAGCTGCAATTGTTTGAAGGTTCTGACTATTCAGAATATTTCTGCATCTGAATGGGCCTTCTATTGTCCATCCTTGCCGTGAAAGTGTCTttggcccgctctacatcatacaTTTAAGATGGATACTTGTAGGATGCTTAATCGGGCAATTCATGTGGGCCCAAGCCCACCAAAAGTCGGGTCGGGCTACCCAGCCCATTGTCCCCCTTCgtcaaaaaaaaacaaataaaaatagaaatcccCGTCTTTTCTTCATCGATGAATTGATAAACAAGCGAAGGGTTGGGCGTCATCTTCATCCATCCATCACCACACCCATTCGTcaatggcagcagcagcagcaacagcagcagctctgatgatggcccaccaccaccatcatcatctccTGAGACCTGCATTTCCCTTCCTTCCCAAGCTTCTCCATCAGTCTTCCTCTTTCTTACTTACTCTCCCCACCTCATTCCGTCGCCGTTTCTTCTGCACTCGCTCTTCTCTCACTCACCCTCACATCTCTTCTTCCGTCGTTGATGACTTTCAAGTCGAGGCCGAGTACGAGGACGCGGACACCGAacaaccacaaccacaagaagaggaaacaacagcagcagcagcagcagcgatcACAGATTCCATCAGAAGAACTATAGTAGTGCCCGTTgccgcttcttcttcttcttcttcgtcgttGCCACTGCCGAACCTTAGCATTAAGGAAAAGAAAGAACTGGCCTCGTACGCCCACAGCCTCGGGAAGAAGCTCAAATGCCAACAGGTCGGCAAGTCCGGCATCACTCCGTCAGTTGCAGCGGCTTTCGTCGAGAACCTTGAGTCCAACGAGCTCTTGAAGGTAAACCCTCTCACTAATTTGAGTGTCATGCATTCATGTATTTGAGGATTTATGTGAATTTCTAGTGGTGGATATCGATAGTGCCCTCGAGTTTTCGTTGTTGTACAAGTGGGTTTTTGGTTATCTTGGTATGATGGGTCCCATATGGAATGGGGCATGCTTCCATCATGGTTACTGAAAAACTcgtttaggggctgtttggattgggggaatttggatggcctggaaaTTTCGTTTACcatgtattgtttttttttttttttttgaagatgagAATTTTATTGAAGGCCACCAAAGGGCATGAAACACAaccttaaaaaaaagaagaagaaagcccCTCCTTAGCAGGTAGAAAGCCCCAAAGAAAAGAGGAGCTAAGGAGCACAATCTCTAACAAAACCAAAACCCTCGGAAAAGCCCCTCCTTGGAGACACTATGGTTGGCAACGGTTGTTTCTTTCTGCCCAAACTGCCCAAAGAACAGCCATATGGATAGTTCTCCACTTCTTTTTTCCAAGGGCTCCTCCAGTGCCTTGGTGCCAAGTGCAAAACATATCGTCCACGTATTTAGGGAAGACCCACTTAATCCCTGCCAACCTCAGGACACTCCACCAAATATCTGTAGTGAAGGTATAGTGCAAGAAAAGATGATCCACTGTTTCTTTTGCATTTAGGCATAGAAGGCTAACATTTGGGAGTTGCATGCCTCTCGTCCTAAGGTTGTTGATAGTGAGTACTATATTCCTTCCTAGGAGCCAACCAAACGCTGCAACTTTTGGTGGCACTCCGTAATTCCAAATGGATCCAGTATGCAAGCAAGAGGAGTTTGAAAGATATCTGTAGATGGATTGGACTGTGAACTTTCTGGAGGAAGCTAACTTCCAGCAAGGAGAGTCATCCGAGGTCAAAGAAGGATGGAAGCGAGTATCCTGCAGGAAAGATAACAACATTAGGAACTCCTCTAATTATGAATTTGAAAGGTTCCTACGAAAGGGAGGCATCCAGGTTCGTTGGTTCCCATCAGAAGAAAAACAGTCTCTGACCACTATGTTGGGGTCGGAGGTAATGGCAAACAACACTGGATATGATTCAACTAACAAGCAATCTCCGCACCACAAATCAAGCCAGAATCTGATTCTAGTACCATTTCCCAAGTTGAAGGCGATTTTTTCATGCATATCTGGGGCCGTGGAGACGATTCTTTTCCGCAAGGAGGCACGGTAAAGAGAAAAGCTTTTTGTCCACCACCTAGAGGGTGTGGTACCATACTTGGCAGCTACAATTTGGCGCCATAGACTGTCTTTCTCACTACCAAACCCCCAGATCCACTTTCCCAGAAGGGCTTCATTAACTTTCTAGAGGTCTTTAATATGCTCCCCacgccaccccccccccccccccccacccgcCCCCTTCAAAGTACAAACGTCCCTCCATTTTAAAAGAGGGAACTTTTCCCCATTAGAACCACCTTGCTAGAGGAAATTTCTTTTGAGCTTGTCTATTTTAATGATAACAGATTTTGGGCATGGAAAGAGTGAAAGGAAATAGATAGGCATACTAGAAAGAACTCACGTTTTAGGCCCACCTGAGCATTGAATATGGTTCATCTTTGGCCTCATGtgttaaaatgaactcacaaaacagatggacggtgaggatttctcacaaacatcccaatGGCCCCAActgcgttcccagcgcaggaacttcccgcgaaaGGCTATCGCAGGAGATCCGTCCAAgacggagacggattggctactccccagccaccgtggtcggtgctctgttagctcctccatgatgtatgtgtttcatccattccgttcatccatttttacagatcattttactgcTTCacaccaaaaattagagggatataaatctcaagtggaccacaccataggaaaataataatgattggatatgcatcattaaaatcctcctaaggcccactgtactgtttatttgaaatccaatctttttattaggtcatacaggcccagaagaagggaaaaaacaaagatcagcttgatccacaacttttatggcccccaaaaggtttttaatggtcgatgctcattcaacactatttcctgtaatgtggcccacttgagattttgatgtacctaattttttatttcatatatgaaatgatctgaaaaaatagatggatggcatggatgaaacacatacatcatggtagggctcacagagcatcAACCACCGGCCATTAGCCGGTGGCaacgggagtagccaatccattacCGTCTTGGACGAGTGCAGAGTTcgcacgcggatttcctgccaaagcctttcgcagaaagttcctccgcaaggatgctgagtgggacccactgagatgttttgaaagctcattttaggacgtgagatCAAACAATAGGTGTATAtaacactcatgtgggccacacgagaggaaacattaGGTTtttagtgagaaccgttgaataaCTCTTTTGTCCATAAAAGTTCTGTATCACGCtatatttttagtgttttcacttcatcccatttggaatgacattataaacagtttggatcgcgtataaacattaagatggagtccaggaaggtttcaacgatgggaattTCTTTCCCTAGTTTTCCatctggtgtgacccacttgagttttgtattcacctaatttttggtcccatgtaTTAAAATGGGCtctcaaaaccgatggacggaatgaatttctatCATACATTGTAGTGAGCCCCACCCAGCCAGCatacttgcgcaggaacttcctgcgaaaggctttcgcaggctGCAGTGTTCTACGAGGATGCGggttgcgtactacccccgcccgtccctagctccgaatggGTAGTTCCAtgggtggcccaccgtgatgtatttgtacatccaaaccatcaatcccttttctcaaattattctaaggcatgaccccaaaaacgaggcagatccaacgcttaaatggacttaccaaaaatagcagcgggataatgattttcaccattaaaaaattcacaggtcccactgtaacgtttattttccatctaatctattcataaggtcaaaaatatctatatgaagagaaaaaacaaatttcatattgatctgaaacttctgtgaccccaaaagggtttcaatggtagacgttcaatccccctctgctttttgcagtgtggtccagtttttctttagatctgtcttatttttcggctcaagccttacaatgagcttgaaaaatggatggacgttttggatataacaaataagtcatgatgggacccaaatCTCAATCCTTTGCGGGCTCCCAGATCCGCTTCAAACACGGAacgcgtcctacccccgcctggacgGTCCGGGCAGAGatctgtatggcccaccatgatgtaagtgttttatgtaagccgtttattattatttttatattattttaatatatgatatgAAAGATGAAGCAAGTCCACAGCTTTAGTGAGCCACATTAAAAGGatgctacagtgataatgacatccatcgttgaaacatttctaagggccactgtgatgtttttttttaccatcaaacctattcatcaggtcatgtagacgtggatgaagtgaaaacacaaatatcgacttgatctgaaacttctccagctctcaagaagtttttaacggtggatgttcaatccccaccttatggtccaattaatcattggacctgcttcttttattggatcacaccttaaattatctgaaaaagttgatggatggtgtggatcaaacacataaatcatggtggggcataaagaagtttcacaagtTAAAAGTTGAatttgtattgcgcaaacaatttaaaagaaaaaatttccatAGTAATttgaaaaggggtacttttggaagcaaaaaaattttgtttaatgaaaaatcacggagcgcattccgcgttcaccattaagctagactcctatcactgaaagaattcagtgaaaaaccacttagcgctttccgtcttccGCGTTAACAAACACCATTAAACATGAAAAATTTTCCCCATTCcctgttaagtgcaaaaattcagcgttaacaaacacggcctaagTACCTTTTTAATTAAGTTACTGTAATGCAATATTTTTTTTCAAGTTACTATAAAGCAGATAACTTTATCTTCATTTAGTTTTCTCTAACGTCCGTACGtctaaagatttttttaaaaataacaaaaatgcccATGGACCATTTAACTTAGACGCAacgtgggcccattatgatgtatgtgtttaatccacgtcgtccatccaattTGCCGAATCATTTTAGGGGTGAATCCAaaaactaaggcagatccaagtcccaaatggaccacaccacaggaaacagtggtgatgaacggtcaccattaaaacttcGTGTGGgctggaacaagctgatattttcttttaccttcatccagatctgtgtgtCCTAAtcagttggatgacaaacaaagaTTGTGGTGGGCATTGGGCCCCaggaactttttaacggtgggcgttcaatcaacaccgtttcctaTCATATggtcgagctgagatttggattgcttaatttttgggttcatggcctaaaacGAACGtataaaacggatagacggaatggatatacaatacatacatcaaggtgggccccacagtcaaggccgCACCCTGTTGGATAAAGCCTAGGCCGCATCTATTCCGGGAACCTTTAACCCGTGGGCTGTGGCGAAGGACATAGATTGCCTGTGCTCCCGAGACTTCGGGTAGtgggaagctgtgtggggcccacatagattttcgtaacaaatccactccgttcatcagttttgcaagataaCAAAAGGGCAGGAACcgaaaaatcaagcagatccaaaactcatgtgggctaccTCACACGAAAGAGCAGGGATCGTATGCCCACCAATGGACACTTTGTGGGGACACAGAAGTTCTGTATCTGGATTTATCAACTGTTTGGATATAAACATCTTGGTTTTCTCCAGGCAGGTTTCAACGTGGACATTTGCGTTACCACTCTTTaatggtgtgtggcccacatgagctttcgTTCTGCCCCATCTTTAGAATAATGTCCTATCGTAGtcctgcaaaactgatggacggagtggatttgtaacGGGAATCTCTATGAGCCCCACATGGCCCCCACATCATTTCCAATTACATGAACTTACTATGCCACGGTACAGGCAATCCGCCGTCAAAACACCAAGGTCATTGACAAAATCAAGGCCAGAGGCGTATTTTGGAAAATTCCTTGATTTTTTTATGTATCTAAAATCTTTAGGATGTGATGCATATAAACAGAGGAGTTAGAATCAACTCCCCTAATTAAATCCTTAACAAAGGAATttatggtgtgaataaaatatattttCCTAATATACAAGGATTCCGTGATTTGTAAAGATTTGCCTAATACTGGTGCCTGAGGATCAATAACGCCTAACTTGTCGAGGCGAAGATGAAACCGATCTCCGCCAAGAGCCTTTGTAAAAATGTGGAgagcagcttttttttttttttaaaatcacgcGCACATACACACACCCCCatacactcacgctagtggaat
This window encodes:
- the LOC131244591 gene encoding uncharacterized protein LOC131244591, yielding MAAAAATAAALMMAHHHHHHLLRPAFPFLPKLLHQSSSFLLTLPTSFRRRFFCTRSSLTHPHISSSVVDDFQVEAEYEDADTEQPQPQEEETTAAAAAAITDSIRRTIVVPVAASSSSSSSLPLPNLSIKEKKELASYAHSLGKKLKCQQVGKSGITPSVAAAFVENLESNELLKVNPLTNLSVMHSCI